In Quercus robur chromosome 10, dhQueRobu3.1, whole genome shotgun sequence, a genomic segment contains:
- the LOC126702434 gene encoding zinc finger BED domain-containing protein RICESLEEPER 2-like: protein MDSDSHSYDADSPMNDGEATSDSNPAYEFEAPPDASSPTAQHQVSTKFFTEEPCHVWDHFVKLQDCDPNDPIAECIHCQKQFNFHHRKHGTSALLAHISFGCEEYPYIHAPVDKPEGSEREGESGVTEFSVERLRMGLARMIIIDELPLRIVEGEGFLDFMAMVEPRFPVPSRLNMTKDCIILYVKEKEKLKKVLSASQRVCLTTDTWTSLENLNYLCLTAHFIDSDWNYHKKILNFCLVPNLRGETIGRMVESCLLEWDLIDKIFTITVDNASSNDVAVEFIRRKTKDRKGSLLSSEFLHMRCCAHILKLIVLDGLKDLSESIMKIRNAMRYVKSSHSRYEQFKECVMLERISSKNLVCLDIPTRWDSTYMMLNAAQKCKKAFERMEEDEEYEEYLRHFREDDGNGKTPIGPPNSFDWENIQAFSKFLKLFYEAALQFSGSLFVTSNAYFHELVLIQSELSSMCSGGGDPLLKDMAENMKKKFDNYWGSIDRINSMLFVAVVLDPRYKLNYVKFWFKKLYDNEQVDDMVAKVRGALDRLYEHYATKVTSEGVSRQPIYKPHSSQLMVDTNVKDVRKRLNSLYKLHLVDEDNAKRKSEVDQYLLDGCEDPEMENFDILNWWKVNSSKYRILGQVARDVLAIPVSTVASRSAFSTGGCVLDPFQSPLSPKTIEAFICAQNWLRSPQSPIDIGEAMKEVEGYQINSELAQKC from the exons ATGGATTCGGATTCGCATTCCTACGACGCGGACTCACCG ATGAATGATGGGGAGGCTACTTCTGATTCTAACCCTGCATACGAGTTTGAAGCTCCGCCAGATGCATCATCACCCACCGCACAACATCAGGTGAGTACTAAATTTTTCACTGAAGAACCATGTCATGTCTGGGATCATTTTGTAAAATTACAGGATTGTGATCCCAATGATCCCATAGCTGAATGCATTCATTGCCAGAAGCAATTCAATTTTCATCATAGGAAACATGGTACTTCAGCCCTGTTGGCACATATTAGTTTTGGTTGTGAAGAGTATCCTTACATTCATGCCCCAGTGGATAAGCCAGAAGGTAGTGAGAGAGAAGGTGAGAGTGGTGTGACAGAATTTAGCGTGGAGAGATTAAGAATGGGTCTTGCTAGGATGATAATCATCGATGAGTTGCCTCTTAGAATTGTGGAAGGTGAAGGTTTTCTTGACTTTATGGCTATGGTTGAACCTAGATTTCCCGTCCCATCTCGCCTCAATATGACAAAAGATTGTATCATACTTTATGTAAAAGAGAAGGAGAAGTTGAAGAAAGTGTTGAGTGCCAGCCAAAGGGTTTGTTTAACCACTGATACATGGACCTCACTAGAAAACCTTAACTATCTTTGTCTCACCGCCCATTTCATTGATAGTGATTGGAACTAtcacaaaaaaatcttaaactttTGTCTAGTTCCTAATCTCAGAGGGGAGACCATTGGTAGGATGGTGGAGTCGTGCTTGCTTGAATGGGATCTTATTGACAAGATTTTCACTATTACAGTAGATAATGCAAGCTCTAATGATGTTGCTGTTGAATTCATAAggagaaaaacaaaagatagaAAGGGTAGCTTATTGTCAAGTGAGTTCCTTCATATGAGATGTTGTGCACACATTTTGAAACTTATTGTGCTAGATGGTTTGAAAGATCTTAGTGAGTCAATCATGAAGATTCGTAATGCAATGAGATATGTGAAGTCTTCTCACTCAAGATATGAGCAGTTCAAGGAATGTGTGATGCTTGAAAGAATTTCAAGTAAAAATTTAGTGTGCCTTGATATTCCAACTAGATGGGACTCAACATATATGATGTTAAATGCAGCACAGAAGTGTAAGAAGGCTTTTGAACGGATggaggaagatgaagaataTGAGGAATACCTTCGTCACTTTCGTGAAGATGATGGGAATGGGAAAACGCCCATAGGCCCCCCCAACTCTTTTGATTGGGAAAATATTCAAGCTTTTTCTAAATTTCTCAAGCTTTTctatgaagcagccttacaatTTTCAGGTTCTTTGTTTGTCACTTCTAATGCATATTTTCATGAACTTGTTTTGATTCAAAGCGAATTAAGTAGTAtgtgtagtggtggtggtgatcCTCTCTTGAAGGATATGGCGgagaatatgaagaaaaaatttgacaactatTGGGGAAGTATCGATAGAATCAATTCAATGTTGTTTGTGGCTGTTGTACTTGATCCTCGATACAAGTTGAATTATGTTAAGTTCTGGTTTAAGAAGTTGTATGATAATGAGCAAGTGGATGACATGGTAGCCAAGGTGCGGGGTGCTTTAGATAGATTGTATGAGCATTATGCAACCAAGGTCACAAGTGAAGGTGTAAGCAGGCAGCCTATTTATAAGCCTCATTCTTCACAATTGATGGTTGATACTAACGTGAAAGATGTTCGAAAAAGGCTGAATAGTTTATACAAGCTACACTTGGTTGATGAGGATAATGCAAAGCGCAAATCTGAAGTGGATCAATATTTATTGGATGGTTGTGAAGATCCTGagatggaaaattttgatattttaaattgGTGGAAGGTGAACTCATCAAAGTATCGAATCCTTGGCCAAGTAGCACGAGATGTGTTGGCCATTCCTGTTTCCACTGTTGCATCCAGGTCTGCTTTTAGCACTGGAGGTTGTGTCTTGGATCCATTTCAGAGCCCATTGTCTCCAAAAACAATTGAGGCTTTTATCTGCGCACAAAATTGGCTAAGATCTCCACAATCACCAATTGATATTGGAGAGGCAATGAAAGAAGTCGAAGGCTATCAAATTAATTCGG AACTGGCACAAAAATGCTAA